A stretch of Lactuca sativa cultivar Salinas chromosome 6, Lsat_Salinas_v11, whole genome shotgun sequence DNA encodes these proteins:
- the LOC111881941 gene encoding pumilio homolog 24: MAFKNQKDSQSNKRKRIPGATKGDDGGKFSPKKKLRTPSNNQPNKGFKKPFDSKAAGQSNKGFKKPFESKAAGGKPKYNKSDTSQDAPKTKRELRIQAKELAEARKKKRRPHYTLEQELALLWEKMRRRNIAKEDRSKLISDALRRMKGKIPEIAGSHVSCRVLQTCAKYCSKEEGNAVFEELRPHFLTLACNTYAVHLITKMLDNASKEQLAGFISSLHGHVASLLRHMVGSVVVEHAYQLGNATQKQALLMELYSTELQLFKDLVSLKERRLVDIISKLNLQKTSVIRHMSSVIQPILEKGIVDHSILHKALVEYLTVADKTSAADVIQHLSSALLVRMIHTKDGSKIGILCIKHGNAQERKKIIKGMKGHVSKIAQDRFGSMVLMCILSVVDDTRLIKKIIIRELQKVLKELIFDKNGRRPLLQLLHPNCSRYLSPDDLSLLDSSIPSLLIKGDLETEAEAEAEENVKSSEVEEDEDEVEEDEEENVKTVTGGKKDPLLRRRELLVDSGLAESLIDACCENAEDLLRSNHGKEVLFEVVTGGADGILHPQLDEKLESLYETIASIVAIPKSKEEEEEKEHLLENFHSSRTIRKLIIDCPSFASTLWKKAFKGNCKMWAQGHSAKVICAYLESSDSKVVKMAKQELQPLLDKGVLKLPEKNQPKKAD; encoded by the exons ATGGCGTTCAAGAACCAAAAAGACAGTCAATCGAACAAGAGAAAGAGAATTCCAGGCGCAACAAAAGGCGATGATGGAGGCAAATTCAGTCCGAAAAAGAAACTTAGAACACCCTCCAACAATCAACCGAACAAGGGTTTTAAGAAACCCTTTGATTCCAAGGCTGCCGGTCAATCGAACAAGGGGTTTAAGAAACCGTTTGAATCCAAGGCCGCTGGCGGAAAACCTAAATACAACAAATCGGATACTTCTCAGGATGCGCCCAAAACGAAGCGAGAACTTCGTATACAAGCTAAG GAACTTGCTGAAGCTAGGAAGAAAAAGAGAAGGCCTCATTACACTCTTGAACAA GAGCTTGCTTTACTATGGGAGAAAATGAGGCGTCGCAATATAGCAAAGGAAGATAGATCAAA GTTGATTAGTGATGCTTTAAGGAGGATGAAGGGCAAAATTCCCGAAATTGCAGGCTCCCATGTTTCTTGTCGTGTACTTCAG ACTTGTGCTAAGTATTGCTCAAAAGAAGAAGGAAATGCTGTTTTTGAGGAGCTTCGACCACACTTTCTCACCCTAGCTTGCAACACTTATGCAGTGCATCTCATTACAAAGATGTTGGATAACG CCTCAAAGGAACAACTAGCAGGGTTTATCTCTTCTCTTCATGGGCATGTTGCTTCACTTTTAAGACATATGGTTGGTTCAGTTG TTGTTGAACATGCTTATCAATTGGGAAATGCCACTCAAAAACAAGCTCTTCTCATGGAATTATACTCCACTGAACTTCAGTTGTTCAAGGATTTAGTATCATTAAAAGAACGCAG gTTAGTGGATATAATTTCAAAGCTGAATCTTCAAAAAACATCAGTGATTAGACATATGTCATCTGTGATTCAACCGATTTTGGAGAAAGGAATAGTGGATCACTCTATTTTACACAAGGCACTTGTGGAGTACCTTACAGTTGCTGATAag ACATCTGCTGCAGATGTTATTCAACATTTATCAAGTGCACTTCTTGTAAGAATGATTCATACAAAAGATGGATCCAAGATTGGGATTCTATGCATCAAGCATGGAAATGCACAG gaaagaaagaaaattatCAAAGGAATGAAAGGTCATGTCAGTAAGATTGCTCAAGATAGATTTGGGAGTATG gTACTCATGTGTATTCTCTCTGTTGTTGATGACACTCGGTTAATAAAAAAG ATCATAATTCGTGAACTCCAAAAAGTGCTAAAGGAGCTTATTTTTGATAAG aATGGAAGGAGGCCATTATTGCAGCTTCTTCATCCAAACTGCTCACGTTATCTCAGTCCAGATGATTTGTCTTTATTAGATTCATCTATACCTTCTTTACTTATCAAG GGCGATTTGGAAACAGAAGCAGAAGCAGAAGCAGAAGAAAATGTCAAATCTTCAGAAgtcgaagaagatgaagatgaagttgaagaagatgaagaagagaatgTAAAAACTGTGACAGGTGGCAAAAAAGATCCATTACTAAGGAGGCGAGAACTTTTGGTTGATAGCGGACTTGCTGAG agtTTGATTGATGCATGTTGCGAGAATGCTGAGGACTTACTTCGATCGAATCATGGGAAAGAGGTCTTGTTCGAG GTTGTTACAGGGGGTGCAGATGGAATACTCCACCCACAATTGGATGAAAAATTGGAATCTTTATATGAAACAATAGCATCGATTGTAGCAATACCTAaatcaaaagaagaagaagaagaaaaagaacatCTTCTAGAAAATTTCCATTCTAGTAGAACAATAAGAAAATTGATCATAGATTGCCCTTCATTCGCTTCCACTTTATGGAAAAAAGCTTTCAAGGGAAATTGTAAAATGTGGGCCCAAGGTCACAG TGCGAAAGTCATTTGTGCATATTTGGAAAGCTCGGATTCGAAGGTGGTTAAAATGGCAAAACAGGAGTTGCAGCCATTACTAGATAAAGGTGTCCTTAAATTACCCGAAAAAAACCAACCAAAAAAAGCTGATtaa